From a single Penaeus vannamei isolate JL-2024 chromosome 25, ASM4276789v1, whole genome shotgun sequence genomic region:
- the LOC113826519 gene encoding uncharacterized protein has product MCRVAALFVTVVLAVASAAPDAGYVIPTPPTPPCNPKTEYITKYKEKVQQVPVKHTVFKTNLVPTTVLQTDYSEVHSVLVKPHFVPQYITTTRTIQQVQRVTKHDRLTSTLLKTNVVTKHEVKPTVVRETVFDTVVKVQPEVSTITKVQTVPQYVPTTVVDYRVITSTKAIPEIITQVSTYIDYVTVCPRRGY; this is encoded by the exons ATGTGTCGCGTCGCAGCCTTGTTCGTGACGGTGGTGCTGGCAGTGGCTTCGGCTGCTCCCGATGCCGGCTACgtcatccccactccccctacccccccttgcaACCCGAAGACTGAGTACATCACGAAGTACAAGGAGAAGGTGCAGCAG GTCCCCGTGAAGCACACCGTGTTCAAGACCAACCTGGTGCCCACCACCGTCCTTCAGACCGACTACTCCGAGGTGCACAGCGTGTTGGTCAAGCCCCACTTCGTCCCCCagtacatcaccaccaccaggaCCATCCAGCAGGTGCAGAGGGTGACCAAGCACGACAGGCTGACCAGCACCCTCCTCAAGACCAACGTGGTGACCAAGCACGAGGTGAAGCCCACCGTGGTGCGAGAGACCGTGTTCGACACCGTGGTCAAGGTCCAGCCGGAGGTGAGCACCATCACCAAGGTGCAGACGGTGCCCCAGTACGTCCCCACCACCGTGGTCGACTACAGGGTCATCACCAGCACCAAGGCCATCCCGGAGATCATCACCCAGGTGTCCACCTACATCGACTACGTGACTGTGTGTCCACGACGAGGGTACTAA